One region of Populus trichocarpa isolate Nisqually-1 chromosome 4, P.trichocarpa_v4.1, whole genome shotgun sequence genomic DNA includes:
- the LOC7477852 gene encoding uncharacterized protein LOC7477852 isoform X3 — MVVVVVSGHDGGDESPQVLRAGSAASFGCAGGGESSSWPSASSSSSSSESSFRELDDVFLQTQARIWLGEVLQTRSDEQLPIADLIADGELLFETSRVIWRMLSTKHMELRYVKAYKYEPFASRRSCGSRYLPYSNVDSFLKICKILGMAGIDLFSPSDVVEKRDTRKVCMCIRSLSKKARSSHLNVPDFDIVTYTVTMPTDMVGNIRRNLELSHHSFSSSASKTPHHEPRQRSRQMNSDSMNSLGASLSVKGHSPGQCSLELEDQNQHRDECSKRQWHEDHLNESTRSICSQHLENDHHLDGGLSTSVVESNMYLGSRSSYTEIGAKHSCENSGMDLIHFDLSLEDDASVVGDSEDCSTPRGNRNDDVEVSSTSSMSSVSGPVQKLNFEDQLDEEDDFKTVWFPESSNSMVTFLIKKSVDRSESQEKVIYNTPVGSLITDCEEESPFDMKVMDIGFSSKLSVPCTQIEHSDHAFLHKSGSCMSQANTDLGYGEDRELFADWSSFSHEFNQWDQKGKHRFAVVPTRASSLSLSQVDSPEENLPSVRSKARGDALWPENTNIKGIVGDNDTEGHNATMVESDLENGKLPNKCLQTTCFNSIKNKTHKESDSPDRIAAMVDSEKCHEFKSSEDSSGFQPLCDSSVFQSQGPQIPDEHRCSTTEYSENVGENSDQVSIYEKKDMICSTENMDRVQSLSQDDQNHEKVQILAIENSNVTEGPSVEKADCKPPKRPLLKTVAKGTAVVGVLLFLLHFRKNDTEKTDQSVKQSNRLRKASGRNFSSLKSQKGSRTNRMYPAEKLRFGRKRWPELMNEFTSSVSDRNRGLCRWSSIGLPLFLLIQRVLISRKMPFSVKWKQLIFTIRCFDFFVTKFCSLSRVMYLHIQHYCPCNRLAYS; from the exons ATGGTGGTTGTGGTGGTCTCCGGTCATGATGGAGGTGATGAATCTCCTCAAGTTTTGCGAGCTGGTTCAGCCGCAAGTTTTGGTTGTGCTGGTGGTGGTGAAAGTTCTTCTTGgccttctgcttcttcttcttcttcttcttctgaatCCAGCTTTCGTGAACTTGATGATGTCTTCTTGCAG actcaAGCAAGAATATGGCTTGGAGAAGTTCTTCAGACAAGATCAGATGAGCAGCTTCCTATTGCTGATTTAATCGCTGATGGGGAATTGCT aTTTGAAACGTCAAGAGTGATATGGAGAATGTTATCGACGAAGCATATGGAACTAAGATATGTAAAAGCATATAAATATGAGCCTTTTGCTTCTAGGAGGAGTTGTGGGAGCAGGTATCTGCCTTATTCTAATGTGGATTCATTTTTGAAG ATCTGCAAAATCTTGGGAATGGCAGGCATAGATCTCTTTTCCCCATCAGATGTTGTCGAAAAAAGAGATACAAGAAAAGTTTGTATGTGTATACGTTCTCTTTCAAAGAAAGCAAGGTCTTCGCATTTAAAT GTTCCTGATTTTGATATTGTCACTTATACCGTAACTATGCCAACGGATATGGTTGGAAATATTCGAAGAAACCTGGAACTTTCACATCATAGCTTCTCCAGCTCTGCTAGCAAGACTCCACACCACGAACCAAGACAAAGATCCAGACAG ATGAACTCTGATTCAATGAACTCTCTGGGAGCATCCTTGTCAGTCAAAGGTCATTCCCCTGGACAATGCTCATTAGAACTAGAAGATCAAAACCAACATAGAGATGAATGCAGTAAACGTCAATGGCATGAAGACCATTTAAATGAATCAACAAGATCTATTTGCTCGCAACATTTGGAGAATGATCATCATTTGGATGGCGGGTTATCTACCTCTGTTGTTGAGTCCAATATGTATTTAGGTAGTAGGTCTTCTTATACAGAAATTGGAGCCAAACATAGCTGTGAAAATAGTGGAATGGACCTTATTCATTTCGATCTTAGTTTAGAAGATGATGCCTCAGTAGTGGGGGATTCTGAGGATTGTAGCACACCTAGAGGAAACCGCAATGATGATGTGGAAGTGTCTTCTACTTCCAGCATGAGCTCTGTATCGGGCCCTGTGCAGAAGTTGAATTTTGAGGACCAATTAGATGAGGAAGATGATTTTAAAACCGTCTGGTTTCCTGAATCATCAAATAGCATGGTGACTTTTTTGATCAAGAAGTCTGTAGATAGGTCTGAATCTCAGGAAAAGGTCATTTACAACACACCAGTGGGTAGTTTAATAACTGACTGTGAAGAAGAATCTCCTTTTGACATGAAAGTCATGGATATTGGCTTCTCTTCCAAGCTTTCTGTACCTTGTACACAAATCGAACATTCAGACCATGCTTTTTTGCACAAGAGTGGCAGTTGCATGTCTCAAGCAAATACAGATCTTGGATATGGTGAAGACAGGGAGTTATTTGCTGATTGGTCCTCCTTTTCACACGAGTTTAATCAATGGGATCAGAAAGGTAAACATAGATTTGCTGTAGTACCAACTAGAGCTTCATCCCTGTCTCTTTCACAAGTAGATTCACCAGAGGAAAATCTTCCTTCTGTTCGAAGCAAAGCTAGAGGGGATGCCTTGTGGCCTGAGAACACAAATATCAAGGGCATCGTTGGAGATAATGACACAGAGGGACATAATGCTACCATGGTTGAATCAGACCTTGAAAATGGCAAACTTCCAAATAAATGTTTACAAACCACTTGTTTTaatagcataaaaaacaaaacacacaagGAATCAGATTCTCCTGACAGAATCGCAGCAATGGTAGATAGTGAAAAATGTCATGAATTTAAAAGCAGCGAGGATAGTAGTGGTTTTCAGCCGCTCTGTGATAGTTCTGTTTTTCAGAGCCAAGGTCCGCAGATACCAGATGAGCATAGGTGCTCAACAACAGAATACTCGGAAAATGTAGGTGAAAACAGTGATCAAGTGTCTATATATGAGAAGAAGGATATGATTTGTTCCACAGAAAATATGGATCGGGTG CAATCTCTGTCACAGGATGATCAAAACCACGAAAAGGTGCAGATTCTGGCAATCGAGAATTCAAATGTAACTGAAGGTCCAAGTGTAGAAAAGGCAGACTGCAAGCCTCCAAAGAGGCCACTCCTTAAAACTGTTGCAAAGGGAACTGCAGTTGTTGGGGTGCTGCTGTTCTTGCTTCATTTCAG GAAAAATGACACAGAGAAAACAGATCAATCGGTCAAGCAATCTAATCGACTTCGGAAAGCAAGTGGTCGGAACTTCTCATCACTGAAGAGCCAAAAGGGAAGTAGAACGAACAGGATGTATCCAGCTGAAAAGCTTAGATTTG GGAGAAAACGTTGGCCAGAGCTAATGAATGAGTTCACAAGTTCCGTTTCGGATCGAAACCGAGGATTATGTAGATGGAGCTCAATTGGATTGCCACTTTTTTTACTTATACAGAGAGTTCTTATCTCTAGGAAGATGCCCTTCTCAGTGAAATGGAAACAACTTATTTTCACCATTCGTTGCTTTGATTTCTTCGTTACTAAGTTCTGTTCTCTTTCCAGAGTAATGTATTTGCACATTCAACATTATTGCCCTTGTAATAGGCTCGCCTATTCATag
- the LOC7477852 gene encoding uncharacterized protein LOC7477852 isoform X2, with the protein MVVVVVSGHDGGDESPQVLRAGSAASFGCAGGGESSSWPSASSSSSSSESSFRELDDVFLQTQARIWLGEVLQTRSDEQLPIADLIADGELLFETSRVIWRMLSTKHMELRYVKAYKYEPFASRRSCGSRYLPYSNVDSFLKICKILGMAGIDLFSPSDVVEKRDTRKVCMCIRSLSKKARSSHLNVPDFDIVTYTVTMPTDMVGNIRRNLELSHHSFSSSASKTPHHEPRQRSRQKHSNATSEGNGDSYFEEYAEVESVFMLESGSSVSSCSNDISSQMNSDSMNSLGASLSVKGHSPGQCSLELEDQNQHRDECSKRQWHEDHLNESTRSICSQHLENDHHLDGGLSTSVVESNMYLGSRSSYTEIGAKHSCENSGMDLIHFDLSLEDDASVVGDSEDCSTPRGNRNDDVEVSSTSSMSSVSGPVQKLNFEDQLDEEDDFKTVWFPESSNSMVTFLIKKSVDRSESQEKVIYNTPVGSLITDCEEESPFDMKVMDIGFSSKLSVPCTQIEHSDHAFLHKSGSCMSQANTDLGYGEDRELFADWSSFSHEFNQWDQKGKHRFAVVPTRASSLSLSQVDSPEENLPSVRSKARGDALWPENTNIKGIVGDNDTEGHNATMVESDLENGKLPNKCLQTTCFNSIKNKTHKESDSPDRIAAMVDSEKCHEFKSSEDSSGFQPLCDSSVFQSQGPQIPDEHRCSTTEYSENVGENSDQVSIYEKKDMICSTENMDRVDDQNHEKVQILAIENSNVTEGPSVEKADCKPPKRPLLKTVAKGTAVVGVLLFLLHFRKNDTEKTDQSVKQSNRLRKASGRNFSSLKSQKGSRTNRMYPAEKLRFGRKRWPELMNEFTSSVSDRNRGLCRWSSIGLPLFLLIQRVLISRKMPFSVKWKQLIFTIRCFDFFVTKFCSLSRVMYLHIQHYCPCNRLAYS; encoded by the exons ATGGTGGTTGTGGTGGTCTCCGGTCATGATGGAGGTGATGAATCTCCTCAAGTTTTGCGAGCTGGTTCAGCCGCAAGTTTTGGTTGTGCTGGTGGTGGTGAAAGTTCTTCTTGgccttctgcttcttcttcttcttcttcttctgaatCCAGCTTTCGTGAACTTGATGATGTCTTCTTGCAG actcaAGCAAGAATATGGCTTGGAGAAGTTCTTCAGACAAGATCAGATGAGCAGCTTCCTATTGCTGATTTAATCGCTGATGGGGAATTGCT aTTTGAAACGTCAAGAGTGATATGGAGAATGTTATCGACGAAGCATATGGAACTAAGATATGTAAAAGCATATAAATATGAGCCTTTTGCTTCTAGGAGGAGTTGTGGGAGCAGGTATCTGCCTTATTCTAATGTGGATTCATTTTTGAAG ATCTGCAAAATCTTGGGAATGGCAGGCATAGATCTCTTTTCCCCATCAGATGTTGTCGAAAAAAGAGATACAAGAAAAGTTTGTATGTGTATACGTTCTCTTTCAAAGAAAGCAAGGTCTTCGCATTTAAAT GTTCCTGATTTTGATATTGTCACTTATACCGTAACTATGCCAACGGATATGGTTGGAAATATTCGAAGAAACCTGGAACTTTCACATCATAGCTTCTCCAGCTCTGCTAGCAAGACTCCACACCACGAACCAAGACAAAGATCCAGACAG AAACATTCAAATGCAACTTCTGAAGGAAATGGTGATTCATATTTTGAAGAGTACGCTGAAGTGGAAAGTGTTTTTATGCTTGAATCTGGTAGCTCAGTTAGCAGTTGTTCTAATGATATTTCATCTCAGATGAACTCTGATTCAATGAACTCTCTGGGAGCATCCTTGTCAGTCAAAGGTCATTCCCCTGGACAATGCTCATTAGAACTAGAAGATCAAAACCAACATAGAGATGAATGCAGTAAACGTCAATGGCATGAAGACCATTTAAATGAATCAACAAGATCTATTTGCTCGCAACATTTGGAGAATGATCATCATTTGGATGGCGGGTTATCTACCTCTGTTGTTGAGTCCAATATGTATTTAGGTAGTAGGTCTTCTTATACAGAAATTGGAGCCAAACATAGCTGTGAAAATAGTGGAATGGACCTTATTCATTTCGATCTTAGTTTAGAAGATGATGCCTCAGTAGTGGGGGATTCTGAGGATTGTAGCACACCTAGAGGAAACCGCAATGATGATGTGGAAGTGTCTTCTACTTCCAGCATGAGCTCTGTATCGGGCCCTGTGCAGAAGTTGAATTTTGAGGACCAATTAGATGAGGAAGATGATTTTAAAACCGTCTGGTTTCCTGAATCATCAAATAGCATGGTGACTTTTTTGATCAAGAAGTCTGTAGATAGGTCTGAATCTCAGGAAAAGGTCATTTACAACACACCAGTGGGTAGTTTAATAACTGACTGTGAAGAAGAATCTCCTTTTGACATGAAAGTCATGGATATTGGCTTCTCTTCCAAGCTTTCTGTACCTTGTACACAAATCGAACATTCAGACCATGCTTTTTTGCACAAGAGTGGCAGTTGCATGTCTCAAGCAAATACAGATCTTGGATATGGTGAAGACAGGGAGTTATTTGCTGATTGGTCCTCCTTTTCACACGAGTTTAATCAATGGGATCAGAAAGGTAAACATAGATTTGCTGTAGTACCAACTAGAGCTTCATCCCTGTCTCTTTCACAAGTAGATTCACCAGAGGAAAATCTTCCTTCTGTTCGAAGCAAAGCTAGAGGGGATGCCTTGTGGCCTGAGAACACAAATATCAAGGGCATCGTTGGAGATAATGACACAGAGGGACATAATGCTACCATGGTTGAATCAGACCTTGAAAATGGCAAACTTCCAAATAAATGTTTACAAACCACTTGTTTTaatagcataaaaaacaaaacacacaagGAATCAGATTCTCCTGACAGAATCGCAGCAATGGTAGATAGTGAAAAATGTCATGAATTTAAAAGCAGCGAGGATAGTAGTGGTTTTCAGCCGCTCTGTGATAGTTCTGTTTTTCAGAGCCAAGGTCCGCAGATACCAGATGAGCATAGGTGCTCAACAACAGAATACTCGGAAAATGTAGGTGAAAACAGTGATCAAGTGTCTATATATGAGAAGAAGGATATGATTTGTTCCACAGAAAATATGGATCGGGTG GATGATCAAAACCACGAAAAGGTGCAGATTCTGGCAATCGAGAATTCAAATGTAACTGAAGGTCCAAGTGTAGAAAAGGCAGACTGCAAGCCTCCAAAGAGGCCACTCCTTAAAACTGTTGCAAAGGGAACTGCAGTTGTTGGGGTGCTGCTGTTCTTGCTTCATTTCAG GAAAAATGACACAGAGAAAACAGATCAATCGGTCAAGCAATCTAATCGACTTCGGAAAGCAAGTGGTCGGAACTTCTCATCACTGAAGAGCCAAAAGGGAAGTAGAACGAACAGGATGTATCCAGCTGAAAAGCTTAGATTTG GGAGAAAACGTTGGCCAGAGCTAATGAATGAGTTCACAAGTTCCGTTTCGGATCGAAACCGAGGATTATGTAGATGGAGCTCAATTGGATTGCCACTTTTTTTACTTATACAGAGAGTTCTTATCTCTAGGAAGATGCCCTTCTCAGTGAAATGGAAACAACTTATTTTCACCATTCGTTGCTTTGATTTCTTCGTTACTAAGTTCTGTTCTCTTTCCAGAGTAATGTATTTGCACATTCAACATTATTGCCCTTGTAATAGGCTCGCCTATTCATag
- the LOC7477852 gene encoding uncharacterized protein LOC7477852 isoform X1 produces the protein MVVVVVSGHDGGDESPQVLRAGSAASFGCAGGGESSSWPSASSSSSSSESSFRELDDVFLQTQARIWLGEVLQTRSDEQLPIADLIADGELLFETSRVIWRMLSTKHMELRYVKAYKYEPFASRRSCGSRYLPYSNVDSFLKICKILGMAGIDLFSPSDVVEKRDTRKVCMCIRSLSKKARSSHLNVPDFDIVTYTVTMPTDMVGNIRRNLELSHHSFSSSASKTPHHEPRQRSRQKHSNATSEGNGDSYFEEYAEVESVFMLESGSSVSSCSNDISSQMNSDSMNSLGASLSVKGHSPGQCSLELEDQNQHRDECSKRQWHEDHLNESTRSICSQHLENDHHLDGGLSTSVVESNMYLGSRSSYTEIGAKHSCENSGMDLIHFDLSLEDDASVVGDSEDCSTPRGNRNDDVEVSSTSSMSSVSGPVQKLNFEDQLDEEDDFKTVWFPESSNSMVTFLIKKSVDRSESQEKVIYNTPVGSLITDCEEESPFDMKVMDIGFSSKLSVPCTQIEHSDHAFLHKSGSCMSQANTDLGYGEDRELFADWSSFSHEFNQWDQKGKHRFAVVPTRASSLSLSQVDSPEENLPSVRSKARGDALWPENTNIKGIVGDNDTEGHNATMVESDLENGKLPNKCLQTTCFNSIKNKTHKESDSPDRIAAMVDSEKCHEFKSSEDSSGFQPLCDSSVFQSQGPQIPDEHRCSTTEYSENVGENSDQVSIYEKKDMICSTENMDRVQSLSQDDQNHEKVQILAIENSNVTEGPSVEKADCKPPKRPLLKTVAKGTAVVGVLLFLLHFRKNDTEKTDQSVKQSNRLRKASGRNFSSLKSQKGSRTNRMYPAEKLRFGRKRWPELMNEFTSSVSDRNRGLCRWSSIGLPLFLLIQRVLISRKMPFSVKWKQLIFTIRCFDFFVTKFCSLSRVMYLHIQHYCPCNRLAYS, from the exons ATGGTGGTTGTGGTGGTCTCCGGTCATGATGGAGGTGATGAATCTCCTCAAGTTTTGCGAGCTGGTTCAGCCGCAAGTTTTGGTTGTGCTGGTGGTGGTGAAAGTTCTTCTTGgccttctgcttcttcttcttcttcttcttctgaatCCAGCTTTCGTGAACTTGATGATGTCTTCTTGCAG actcaAGCAAGAATATGGCTTGGAGAAGTTCTTCAGACAAGATCAGATGAGCAGCTTCCTATTGCTGATTTAATCGCTGATGGGGAATTGCT aTTTGAAACGTCAAGAGTGATATGGAGAATGTTATCGACGAAGCATATGGAACTAAGATATGTAAAAGCATATAAATATGAGCCTTTTGCTTCTAGGAGGAGTTGTGGGAGCAGGTATCTGCCTTATTCTAATGTGGATTCATTTTTGAAG ATCTGCAAAATCTTGGGAATGGCAGGCATAGATCTCTTTTCCCCATCAGATGTTGTCGAAAAAAGAGATACAAGAAAAGTTTGTATGTGTATACGTTCTCTTTCAAAGAAAGCAAGGTCTTCGCATTTAAAT GTTCCTGATTTTGATATTGTCACTTATACCGTAACTATGCCAACGGATATGGTTGGAAATATTCGAAGAAACCTGGAACTTTCACATCATAGCTTCTCCAGCTCTGCTAGCAAGACTCCACACCACGAACCAAGACAAAGATCCAGACAG AAACATTCAAATGCAACTTCTGAAGGAAATGGTGATTCATATTTTGAAGAGTACGCTGAAGTGGAAAGTGTTTTTATGCTTGAATCTGGTAGCTCAGTTAGCAGTTGTTCTAATGATATTTCATCTCAGATGAACTCTGATTCAATGAACTCTCTGGGAGCATCCTTGTCAGTCAAAGGTCATTCCCCTGGACAATGCTCATTAGAACTAGAAGATCAAAACCAACATAGAGATGAATGCAGTAAACGTCAATGGCATGAAGACCATTTAAATGAATCAACAAGATCTATTTGCTCGCAACATTTGGAGAATGATCATCATTTGGATGGCGGGTTATCTACCTCTGTTGTTGAGTCCAATATGTATTTAGGTAGTAGGTCTTCTTATACAGAAATTGGAGCCAAACATAGCTGTGAAAATAGTGGAATGGACCTTATTCATTTCGATCTTAGTTTAGAAGATGATGCCTCAGTAGTGGGGGATTCTGAGGATTGTAGCACACCTAGAGGAAACCGCAATGATGATGTGGAAGTGTCTTCTACTTCCAGCATGAGCTCTGTATCGGGCCCTGTGCAGAAGTTGAATTTTGAGGACCAATTAGATGAGGAAGATGATTTTAAAACCGTCTGGTTTCCTGAATCATCAAATAGCATGGTGACTTTTTTGATCAAGAAGTCTGTAGATAGGTCTGAATCTCAGGAAAAGGTCATTTACAACACACCAGTGGGTAGTTTAATAACTGACTGTGAAGAAGAATCTCCTTTTGACATGAAAGTCATGGATATTGGCTTCTCTTCCAAGCTTTCTGTACCTTGTACACAAATCGAACATTCAGACCATGCTTTTTTGCACAAGAGTGGCAGTTGCATGTCTCAAGCAAATACAGATCTTGGATATGGTGAAGACAGGGAGTTATTTGCTGATTGGTCCTCCTTTTCACACGAGTTTAATCAATGGGATCAGAAAGGTAAACATAGATTTGCTGTAGTACCAACTAGAGCTTCATCCCTGTCTCTTTCACAAGTAGATTCACCAGAGGAAAATCTTCCTTCTGTTCGAAGCAAAGCTAGAGGGGATGCCTTGTGGCCTGAGAACACAAATATCAAGGGCATCGTTGGAGATAATGACACAGAGGGACATAATGCTACCATGGTTGAATCAGACCTTGAAAATGGCAAACTTCCAAATAAATGTTTACAAACCACTTGTTTTaatagcataaaaaacaaaacacacaagGAATCAGATTCTCCTGACAGAATCGCAGCAATGGTAGATAGTGAAAAATGTCATGAATTTAAAAGCAGCGAGGATAGTAGTGGTTTTCAGCCGCTCTGTGATAGTTCTGTTTTTCAGAGCCAAGGTCCGCAGATACCAGATGAGCATAGGTGCTCAACAACAGAATACTCGGAAAATGTAGGTGAAAACAGTGATCAAGTGTCTATATATGAGAAGAAGGATATGATTTGTTCCACAGAAAATATGGATCGGGTG CAATCTCTGTCACAGGATGATCAAAACCACGAAAAGGTGCAGATTCTGGCAATCGAGAATTCAAATGTAACTGAAGGTCCAAGTGTAGAAAAGGCAGACTGCAAGCCTCCAAAGAGGCCACTCCTTAAAACTGTTGCAAAGGGAACTGCAGTTGTTGGGGTGCTGCTGTTCTTGCTTCATTTCAG GAAAAATGACACAGAGAAAACAGATCAATCGGTCAAGCAATCTAATCGACTTCGGAAAGCAAGTGGTCGGAACTTCTCATCACTGAAGAGCCAAAAGGGAAGTAGAACGAACAGGATGTATCCAGCTGAAAAGCTTAGATTTG GGAGAAAACGTTGGCCAGAGCTAATGAATGAGTTCACAAGTTCCGTTTCGGATCGAAACCGAGGATTATGTAGATGGAGCTCAATTGGATTGCCACTTTTTTTACTTATACAGAGAGTTCTTATCTCTAGGAAGATGCCCTTCTCAGTGAAATGGAAACAACTTATTTTCACCATTCGTTGCTTTGATTTCTTCGTTACTAAGTTCTGTTCTCTTTCCAGAGTAATGTATTTGCACATTCAACATTATTGCCCTTGTAATAGGCTCGCCTATTCATag